The bacterium region AAGGAACGAGGTATCACGTCGGTCTACGTTGATGTAAGTGGGAGCGTGGCTCGGTATCGATCACTTATGGCTTCTCTTGTGAAGCCGTATGTTCTGAGAAAACGTGCTCGGCTCTTCGTATTCAGCGAAGTGGTGGATGCGGTCACCCCCGACGCGCTCAAGCGCGGCATATACAAAACAACGGACGGCACGGATGCTGTCTGTATTTGGAAACACGCGAGTGAAAATGGCTTCAGAAAGATTGTCGTGCTCACTGACGGGTATGTCGGCAAGCCACCTCGGTATTGGTCTCATGAGCTATCAAAGAACGGCGTTCGAATATGTGTGGCGCTGGTCGCTGACGGCTATATGTGTGATCTTGAAGACATTGCCGATGAGATCATAGAGTTACCACTGGAGTTAACCTGAGAAGCAGAAGGTGAGACATTCGCTCGCGCATGCTTCACCCATAGAGAGGAAGAAGAATGAAAACGTATGGAGAATGGGTATTCCCTGGGCATCCCGATAAGCTGTCCGACCGCATAGCGGATTCGATTGTTGATGAGGCGCTCATCGACGACCCCGATGCGCTCGTCGGTATCGAAGTTGCTGTACACCGAAATAAGGTCTTCATCGATGGTCGAATCGCGTGTCCACATGCAGAGACATTCGACTGTTCCGAGATTGCGCGAAGGGTATTTCGCGAAAGCGGGTACAGTTCGGTATTTCTGCCTGATCCCACAAGACTCTCGATAGACACCGATCTGTGCGTTGGTGACTTTCGTGAAGATGAACGGCGCATTCGCTCTATCTCCGACGATCAAAACATCGTCACGGGATATGCGGAACTAAATCCGGACACCAACTTTCTCCCGATCGCGCACTTTGTCGCTTATACAATCGCGCGAGAGTTTTGTGATCAGAGGAAGGAAAACATCCGGATCGGTCCTGACGGCAAGGTACTTGTAGTGATTGAAAGTGAAGGGCGGTCATCTGGAGTGCGGACAGAGTATCGTCTCGAGGCGGTGAGTTTTTCGGTTCACCATCAGTCCGAACTCAACACTATAGAGATCGTGAAAACCGCCAAGCAGGTTCTTGAATGTGCTATGGTTAAACTCCCTTCGGTACACACCAGGTGGAACGGCGGAAGCGGGAAGACGGAGGTTATTGTCAACGGCGCAGGAGACTTTGCGGTTGGCGGACCTGAAGGAGATAACGGTCTTGCCGGCAAGAAGCTTGT contains the following coding sequences:
- a CDS encoding methionine adenosyltransferase domain-containing protein, which produces MKTYGEWVFPGHPDKLSDRIADSIVDEALIDDPDALVGIEVAVHRNKVFIDGRIACPHAETFDCSEIARRVFRESGYSSVFLPDPTRLSIDTDLCVGDFREDERRIRSISDDQNIVTGYAELNPDTNFLPIAHFVAYTIAREFCDQRKENIRIGPDGKVLVVIESEGRSSGVRTEYRLEAVSFSVHHQSELNTIEIVKTAKQVLECAMVKLPSVHTRWNGGSGKTEVIVNGAGDFAVGGPEGDNGLAGKKLVVDAYGPHIPIGGGALSGKDPHKIDRAMALRARQIAKHIVISGVAERALVWLAFVPGEREPRWKNITLFKEGADGSARMWPMDAVLSRRWLAGYDLTIEGTFRDLRLDAVWWSEFAAWGHFTNPNASWERWFPGRTSV